Proteins encoded by one window of Haematobia irritans isolate KBUSLIRL chromosome 2, ASM5000362v1, whole genome shotgun sequence:
- the LOC142226155 gene encoding lectizyme-like has translation MANVRQSLYLGILLLLAFTQLSHTISQKSETKPRGRVVGGTDAAVNSAPYIVSFQQNGVHYCAGSILNANWILTAAHCLSSSTQAMSTTLVAGSNNVGTNNNVGTTQTRSIDYFVVNDLYLGGTSPYDIGLVYTKTVFQWSDAVAAITLPSSGVVPTGNANLYGWGSVSTTTTASYPTVLQVATVPIISLDTCESALGTDVHTTNLCTGPLTGGVGICTSDSGGPLVQQVNNVNVLIGIVSWGKLPCGQSNSPSVYVQVSSFISWIAQNQVVPSSLR, from the coding sequence ATGGCTAATGTGCGCCAATCATTATACCTTGGAATTTTGCTTCTTTTGGCATTTACCCAGTTGTCCCATACTATATCGCAAAAAAGTGAAACCAAGCCTAGAGGTCGGGTTGTTGGTGGTACCGATGCTGCTGTCAACAGTGCTCCAtacatagtgtcattccaacaaAATGGCGTTCATTACTGTGCTGGAAGCATATTGAATGCAAATTGGATCCTTACTGCAGCCCATTGTCTTAGCTCCTCAACTCAGGCAATGAGTACTACCCTGGTGGCTGGAAGCAATAATGTAGGAACCAATAATAATGTAGGAACCACTCAGACACGTTCCATTGACTATTTTGTCGTAAACGATCTATATCTGGGAGGAACATCACCTTACGACATTGGCTTAGTCTACACCAAAACTGTCTTTCAATGGTCAGACGCTGTAGCAGCTATCACTTTGCCCTCAAGTGGTGTCGTACCCACTGGCAATGCTAATCTCTATGGCTGGGGTAGTGTTTCAACAACGACTACTGCCTCATATCCTACAGTGCTGCAAGTTGCAACAGTCCCCATAATATCCTTGGATACCTGTGAAAGTGCTCTCGGTACCGACGTTCATACAACAAACCTCTGTACTGGTCCCTTAACAGGCGGTGTTGGCATTTGTACTTCAGATTCCGGTGGCCCATTAGTACAACAAGTAAATAATGTCAATGTCCTGATTGGAATTGTGTCTTGGGGCAAATTACCTTGCGGTCAATCCAATTCACCCTCTGTCTATGTCCAGGTTTCTTCTTTCATCTCATGGATCGCCCAAAATCAAGTCGTTCCGTCGTCGTTGCGTTAA